In Puntigrus tetrazona isolate hp1 chromosome 18, ASM1883169v1, whole genome shotgun sequence, one genomic interval encodes:
- the tcf25 gene encoding transcription factor 25 — protein sequence MSSRALRRLKGEQQTQADLNAFKLADEDARDEEGQMKSDETANKQKNIGNIFELIGEADVDASVSDEETAERITDRQGGGAALKKDTVKNEKSNKKKKKKKKKTESGKDDLSVGDDIDAFLESLEKKKGLSYQSTDNSTSEHRPVLYVEHRNLNPETELKRYFGVRAVLGDQRSKQRQRQFHRCTWMTVFKETWPRFSRPGISMSLVESKDGIQHFTFEHNRDYQQVQFKFFDAVESMDPNNFVVLLQFNPYHIDSLLQLSDVCRMQEDQETARDLIERALYCFECAFHPVFSLTSGMSRLDYSRPENRAFYLVLFKHMLFLEKRGCPRTALEYCKLILSLDPDNDPLCMLLIFDFLCLRCREYTALIRLYEEWEVHRNLSQLPNFSFSVALSYYHLSRQEDISPVESQQLKQKSNLLLQNALIMFPGALMPLLDLCTVQPDAAVSSHAFFGPSSQIGQPPALSELVSLYVGRCQSLWKEAELMLWLEENVRKVLTRVDSHDSYVDDCKNKRKQRYQSAPRNIHRHVLMSEIKEATATLPLDVTTQPGMSFDPLPPLDSIVSYIRPERQNMGASNESTLSLFFRSLLPNFNLQRPEDRQEVARAGHELNQEVNRLMVAMRDMLANIQFREPQWEDNHDRDEEEWD from the exons ATGTCAAGTCGCGCTTTGCGTAGGCTGAAGGGAGAGCAGCAAACTCAGGCTGATTTAAACGCTTTTAAACTCGCTGATGAAGATGCCAGAGATGAGGAGGGTCAGATGAAGAGTGACGAAACTGCCAATAAGCAGAAGAACATAGGCAACATCTTTGAGCTG ATAGGTGAGGCTGATGTGGATGCAAGCGTGTCAGATGAGGAGACAGCAGAGAGAATCACTGACAGACAAGGAGGAGGAGCTGCACTGAAGAAAGATACCGTGAAG AATGAGaagtcaaacaaaaaaaagaaaaaaaagaagaaaaagactgAGAGTGGAAAG GACGATTTGAGTGTGGGAGATGATATTGATGCTTTCTTGGAGAGCCTGGAGAAGAAAAAAGGCCTGTCATACCAGAGCACAGACAACAGCACCTCTGAACACAGACCTGTACTGTACGTGGAACACAG AAATCTTAATCCAGAGACAGAGTTGAAGAGGTATTTTGGAGTTCGAGCTGTTCTTGGAGACCAGAG ATCAAAACAGAGACAGAGGCAGTTTCATCGGTGTACTTGGAtgactgtttttaaagaaacatggcCCCGCTTCAGTCGACCAG GTATCTCTATGAGTCTAGTGGAGTCTAAAGATGGCATTCAGCACTTCACGTTTGAACATAATCGTGACTATCAGCAAGTCCAGTTCAAGTTTTTTGATGCTGTCGAGTCAATGGACCCCAATAACTTTGtg gttcttCTGCAATTTAACCCATATCATATTGACTCACTTCTGCAGCTGTCAGATGTATGTCGCATGCAAGAAGATCAAGAGACTGCCAGAGATCTTATTG AAAGGGCCTTATATTGTTTTGAGTGTGCATTCCACCCTGTGTTCAGCCTGACATCAGGAATGTCTCGACTAGACTACAGCAGACCAGAGAACAG GGCCTTTTATTTAGTGCTGTTCAAGCATATGTTATTTCTGGAGAAGAGAGGTTGTCCACGTACAGCCCTGGAGTACTGTAAACTGATTCTGAG TCTGGATCCAGATAATGACCCTCTCTGCATGCTGCTGATCTTTGACTTCCTGTGTCTGCGCTGTCGTGAGTACACGGCCCTCATCCGACTCTATGAGGAATGGGAG GTCCATCGAAATCTGTCGCAGCTGccaaacttttctttttctgtagcTCTTTCCTACTATCATCTGAGCCGGCAGGAAGACATTTCACCTGTGGAGAGCCAACAGCTAAAGCAGAAATCCAATTTATTACTGCAGAATGCTCTCATCATGTTTCCTGGTG CACTCATGCCCCTTTTGGACTTATGCACAGTTCAGCCTGATGCTGCGGTGTCTTCTCACGCATTCTTTGGGCCATCAAGTCAAATTGG GCAGCCTCCTGCACTCTCAGAGTTGGTGTCCCTATATGTGGGTCGCTGCCAGAGCCTGTGGAAAGAGGCTGAGCTTATGCTGTGGTTGGAGGAGAATGTCAGAAAAGTGCTAACGAGGGTTGACTCGCATGATTCTTACGTGGACGACTGCAAAAACAA GAGGAAGCAGAGATACCAGAGTGCTCCCCGGAACATCCATAGACATGTGCTGATGTCTGAGATCAAGGAGGCAACAGCCACTCTTCCTTTA GATGTGACCACACAGCCAGGAATGAGTTTTGATCCTCTCCCTCCGCTGGACTCCATTGTGTCTTACATCAGACCGGAAAG GCAGAACATGGGGGCCTCAAATGAAAGCACATTATCTTTGTTTTTCCGTTCGCTGCTACCAAACTTCAACCTGCAG AGACCAGAAGACAGACAGGAAGTTGCACGTGCTGGGCATGAATTGAACCAAGAAGTGAATAGACTCATGGTGGCCATGAGGGACATGTTGGCTAATATCCAGTTTCGTGAACCTCAGTGGGAAGACAACCATGACAGGGACGAGGAGGAATGGGACTGA